A part of Saccharomonospora amisosensis genomic DNA contains:
- a CDS encoding glutaredoxin domain-containing protein yields the protein MAVEAIEFYWRPGCPFCASLRRRLRKSGLAVREVDIWSDPKGAARVRAAAGGNETVPTVFVGPVALVNPSMSEVTEAVREHAPHLLETATPPRRWFRR from the coding sequence GTGGCGGTCGAAGCAATCGAGTTCTACTGGCGCCCTGGTTGCCCGTTCTGCGCGAGCCTGCGCAGGCGACTGCGCAAGAGCGGACTGGCGGTGCGAGAGGTCGACATCTGGAGCGACCCGAAAGGGGCGGCGCGGGTACGCGCTGCCGCGGGCGGCAACGAGACCGTGCCCACGGTGTTCGTCGGTCCGGTGGCGTTGGTGAATCCCAGCATGAGCGAGGTAACCGAGGCGGTGCGCGAGCACGCGCCGCACCTACTGGAGACGGCCACGCCACCTCGGCGCTGGTTCCGCCGCTGA
- a CDS encoding formate dehydrogenase subunit gamma, whose product MAVDSAGASVAERVRAVVEAHSGDRGALLPILHGIQAEFGYIDSEVVPILAAELNMSRADVHGVITFYSDFRSEPAGAATVRLCRAEACQSVGAEKLVADAEQVFGVKVGQTTSDGSVTLEQVFCLGNCALGPAAQVNGRMYGRVDRSRLVEILANGAQQ is encoded by the coding sequence ATGGCGGTCGACAGCGCCGGCGCCTCGGTCGCGGAGCGAGTGCGCGCCGTCGTGGAGGCGCACAGCGGCGATCGGGGTGCCCTGCTGCCCATCCTGCACGGCATCCAGGCCGAGTTCGGTTACATCGATTCCGAGGTAGTGCCGATACTTGCCGCCGAACTGAACATGTCCCGCGCGGACGTGCACGGTGTGATCACTTTCTATTCCGACTTCAGGTCCGAACCTGCGGGCGCGGCGACGGTGCGGCTGTGCCGGGCGGAGGCGTGTCAGTCGGTAGGCGCGGAGAAGCTGGTCGCCGATGCCGAGCAGGTGTTCGGCGTCAAGGTCGGCCAGACCACATCGGACGGTTCGGTGACGCTGGAGCAGGTGTTCTGCCTCGGCAACTGCGCGCTGGGACCGGCGGCACAGGTCAACGGCAGGATGTACGGCCGCGTCGACCGCAGCAGGCTCGTGGAGATTCTGGCGAACGGAGCGCAGCAGTGA